In Phycisphaerales bacterium AB-hyl4, the genomic window ACGGCCTGACCCGTCCGTCGCCCATCGCCTCGCCTGCGATGAGCTCTGCCCCATCTTGTCGCGCCTGCTCAACCAACACCCGCAGCCGATCGACCGCCGTTGGCTGGGCGTGCAACGCTGGCCCGTCTTTAAATGCCTTTGCGAGGCGTTGGCATAAGGCGTCGTGGCAGGCTTCGTGAACCCAAGCGCGACGTGGCGCGATGCATGTTGCGCTGCTGTTGATCGATAGCCCGAAGGTGAGGCATCGCGTTACATGATCGAGATCCGCGTCGGCTTGAACGAAGACCGAGTCGCAGCCGGACAACTCAAGCGTCACTGGTGTAAGCTGCTCGGTACATCGTCGCATGACGTCGCGCCCGGCCTGGCTTGATCCGGTCATCACCACGTGATCGACGCCGACGTCAATGGCGTTCAGCCCCGCCTCGATGCTGTCATCCAGCACTTGCACCAGCCCTGTCGGCAACCCGGCGTCGAGCGCCAGCTTCGCAAGCATCGCCGCGGCGGGTTGCCCCAGTCGGCCGGGCTTGAGCAGCACGGCGTTGCCCGCAGTCAGCGCTTGTCCCATCGGTGCACCGCCGAGCAGCAGCGGATAATTGAACGGGCAGATAATCAGCACGACGCCCTTCGGCTCGCGGTAGATCGTACTCCGCGAGCCCCAGAGCCAGATCGGCCGACCTCGCGCACCAAGCTGACGCGGGCGAAGCACCGCCCGGGCACGCTTCTCCAAAAACCGCCAACCGTCAAGCAATGGCAGCACCTCGGCGGCCAGCGTTTCCGCAGTGCTACGTCGCTGGGGCAGCGCGGACGTCAGTTGCTCGGCCACGTTACGAGCATCAACTGAGAGCGCGCGGCGCATACGGCCAATCACTGTCAGTCGCTCGGCCAGCGGCGTGCGGGCCCAGGCAGACTGCGCCGCGCGCGCCAGCTTCACGTGATCCGCGATCGATTCATGCTCAACGATCGAGACGTTCATGCCATCGCCTCTACAGTCTGCATAGGCCTCGGCCGGGCCGTGCTCGGCCCCGC contains:
- a CDS encoding aldehyde dehydrogenase family protein, with amino-acid sequence MNVSIVEHESIADHVKLARAAQSAWARTPLAERLTVIGRMRRALSVDARNVAEQLTSALPQRRSTAETLAAEVLPLLDGWRFLEKRARAVLRPRQLGARGRPIWLWGSRSTIYREPKGVVLIICPFNYPLLLGGAPMGQALTAGNAVLLKPGRLGQPAAAMLAKLALDAGLPTGLVQVLDDSIEAGLNAIDVGVDHVVMTGSSQAGRDVMRRCTEQLTPVTLELSGCDSVFVQADADLDHVTRCLTFGLSINSSATCIAPRRAWVHEACHDALCQRLAKAFKDGPALHAQPTAVDRLRVLVEQARQDGAELIAGEAMGDGRVRPFVLKNVSPADELLRTDLFAPVLSLVSVASDEQALSLDQACDYALGASVFGKPKSAAALAQQVQAGVVTVNDLIAPTADPRLPFGGRGESGFGVTRGAAGLLELTQIRCVVDRPARLQAHLMPQRDNDADRIETLIQASHGPWRRRIQAWRKLIRMGQ